A part of Flexistipes sp. genomic DNA contains:
- a CDS encoding glycosyltransferase family 2 protein → MSAEITGVVLTYNGEKYIDECLNSLRSCVDELVIVDSGSVDKTLEIAKKYSEKVIHHDFENYGKQCIYAIEQAPNSWIFILDQDEILESKLIDEINDLKKSGFKHDAYSIGRRNFLFNKEIKHGGWGNDFVIRLFDRNKAFPTDNNFSVVKTEGNVKRLKNKIIHYPCDSIDKYFAKMHSYARISAKEMLEKNRKFRLHNLLFNPLYRAFKKYFFQKGFLDGMHGFILAVISYYFVFLKYLKLWELTNINHENKNNGDI, encoded by the coding sequence ATTGATGAGTGCCTGAACTCTTTAAGATCCTGTGTGGATGAGCTTGTTATAGTTGACTCAGGCAGTGTGGATAAGACATTAGAAATAGCTAAAAAATATTCTGAAAAAGTTATTCATCACGATTTCGAGAATTATGGCAAACAATGTATATATGCCATTGAACAGGCTCCCAATAGCTGGATTTTTATTTTGGATCAGGATGAAATTCTGGAAAGTAAATTAATTGATGAAATTAATGATTTAAAGAAATCTGGATTTAAGCACGATGCCTATTCTATCGGACGGAGAAATTTCCTTTTTAATAAAGAAATAAAACATGGAGGATGGGGAAATGACTTTGTCATAAGGTTATTTGATAGAAATAAAGCTTTTCCAACGGATAACAATTTTTCTGTAGTTAAGACTGAAGGAAATGTAAAAAGGTTAAAAAACAAAATAATTCATTACCCATGTGACTCGATAGATAAATATTTTGCCAAGATGCATAGTTATGCGAGGATTTCTGCTAAGGAGATGCTGGAAAAAAACAGGAAGTTCCGACTTCATAATCTGTTGTTTAATCCTTTATATAGAGCTTTTAAAAAATATTTTTTTCAAAAAGGTTTTCTTGACGGTATGCATGGGTTTATTCTGGCTGTTATCTCGTACTATTTTGTATTTCTTAAATATCTTAAACTATGGGAGCTTACAAATATTAATCATGAAAACAAAAATAATGGTGATATATGA